A genomic stretch from Sphaerodactylus townsendi isolate TG3544 linkage group LG15, MPM_Stown_v2.3, whole genome shotgun sequence includes:
- the LOC125444688 gene encoding 2',3'-cyclic-nucleotide 3'-phosphodiesterase isoform X1 — MNKGFARKSHPFLPKIFRKMASQPKERPESLQFSFLDDDDTITTIRESKTLFILRGLPGSGKSTLAQAIHDRYKDACKVVSADHYKITPAIRSAVPEDYGKVDEELVDYFKHDVSVVVMDDTHHERERLEQIFDLADKYRYEVIIVEPKTLWKLDTLQLKDKNQWKLTADELKKLKPALEKDFLPLYYGWFLSKRSSENLRKTGQAFLDELASIKVFKKESNKHFGGAIEDPKMKLDLTSYFVKRPPGVLHCTTKFTDFGKAPGSEDYAQQEGVKSSYGKAFFLTISALFITPRTAGARVELSEQQMLLWPGDVDVLPPTGSLPKGSRAHITLGCASGTEAVQTGLDLLEFVKLEKAGNKGEEIGEIGGGKLLSYGNGMWMILLSKKIEVRAIFGGYYGKGKLVPTQGGSRRGSPFNACVII, encoded by the exons AACAAAGGCTTCGCCCGGAAGAGCCACCCATTCCTGCCCAAGATATTTAGAAAAATGGCTTCCCAGCCCAAAGAGCGCCCCGAGAGCTTGCAGTTTTCCTTTCTGGATGACGACGATACAATCACTACCATCCGGGAATCGAAAACACTTTTTATCCTTCGGGGTCTGCCAGGCAGTGGAAAATCTACTTTGGCACAGGCCATCCACGACAGGTATAAGGATGCTTGCAAAGTCGTCTCTGCTGACCACTACAAAATCACACCTGCTATCAGGAGCGCCGTTCCTGAAGACTACGGGAAGGTGGATGAGGAACTAGTTGACTATTTCAAGCATGACGTCAGCGTGGTGGTGATGGATGACACCCACCATGAACGGGAACGACTAGAGCAAATCTTCGACCTCGCTGACAAGTATCGCTATGAAGTCATCATAGTGGAGCCAAAGACACTGTGGAAATTGGACACCTTGCAGCTCAAAGATAAGAACCAATGGAAACTGACAGCCGACGAGCTGAAGAAGTTGAAGCCTGCCTTAGAAAAGGACTTCCTTCCTTTGTACTATGGATGGTTTTTGAGCAAAAGGAGCTCGGAGAATTTGCGCAAGACCGGACAGGCCTTTCTTGATGAGCTTGCCAGTATTAAAGTCTTCAAAAAGGAGTCTAATAAGCACT TTGGGGGAGCTATCGAAGATCCCAAAATGAAATTAGACTTGACCAGCTACTTTGTGAAAAGGCCTCCGGGTGTCTTGCACTGCACAACAAAATTCACCGACTTTGGGAAGGCCCCGGGATCAGAGGATTATGCCCAGCAAGAG GGCGTGAAGTCATCTTACGGAAAAGCTTTCTTCCTCACCATCTCAGCCCTCTTCATCACACCGCGGACGGCCGGGGCGCGAGTAGAACTGAGCGAACAGCAGATGCTTCTGTGGCCGGGGGACGTGGACGTGCTCCCGCCGACGGGCAGCCTCCCGAAAGGCAGCCGGGCTCACATCACCCTGGGCTGTGCCAGCGGGACGGAAGCCGTCCAGACAGGCCTCGACCTCCTCGAATTTGTCAAACTGGAAAAGGCAGGCAACAAAGGCGAGGAAATTGGGGAAATTGGAGGGGGGAAGCTTTTGTCCTATGGGAACGGCATGTGGATGATCCTGCTTTCTAAAAAGATTGAGGTGAGGGCCATCTTTGGAGGGTACTACGGCAAAGGTAAACTGGTGCCCACTCAAGGGGGCAGCAGAAGGGGCTCGCCTTTCAATGCCTGTGTGATCATCTAA
- the LOC125444688 gene encoding 2',3'-cyclic-nucleotide 3'-phosphodiesterase isoform X2, which yields MASQPKERPESLQFSFLDDDDTITTIRESKTLFILRGLPGSGKSTLAQAIHDRYKDACKVVSADHYKITPAIRSAVPEDYGKVDEELVDYFKHDVSVVVMDDTHHERERLEQIFDLADKYRYEVIIVEPKTLWKLDTLQLKDKNQWKLTADELKKLKPALEKDFLPLYYGWFLSKRSSENLRKTGQAFLDELASIKVFKKESNKHFGGAIEDPKMKLDLTSYFVKRPPGVLHCTTKFTDFGKAPGSEDYAQQEGVKSSYGKAFFLTISALFITPRTAGARVELSEQQMLLWPGDVDVLPPTGSLPKGSRAHITLGCASGTEAVQTGLDLLEFVKLEKAGNKGEEIGEIGGGKLLSYGNGMWMILLSKKIEVRAIFGGYYGKGKLVPTQGGSRRGSPFNACVII from the exons ATGGCTTCCCAGCCCAAAGAGCGCCCCGAGAGCTTGCAGTTTTCCTTTCTGGATGACGACGATACAATCACTACCATCCGGGAATCGAAAACACTTTTTATCCTTCGGGGTCTGCCAGGCAGTGGAAAATCTACTTTGGCACAGGCCATCCACGACAGGTATAAGGATGCTTGCAAAGTCGTCTCTGCTGACCACTACAAAATCACACCTGCTATCAGGAGCGCCGTTCCTGAAGACTACGGGAAGGTGGATGAGGAACTAGTTGACTATTTCAAGCATGACGTCAGCGTGGTGGTGATGGATGACACCCACCATGAACGGGAACGACTAGAGCAAATCTTCGACCTCGCTGACAAGTATCGCTATGAAGTCATCATAGTGGAGCCAAAGACACTGTGGAAATTGGACACCTTGCAGCTCAAAGATAAGAACCAATGGAAACTGACAGCCGACGAGCTGAAGAAGTTGAAGCCTGCCTTAGAAAAGGACTTCCTTCCTTTGTACTATGGATGGTTTTTGAGCAAAAGGAGCTCGGAGAATTTGCGCAAGACCGGACAGGCCTTTCTTGATGAGCTTGCCAGTATTAAAGTCTTCAAAAAGGAGTCTAATAAGCACT TTGGGGGAGCTATCGAAGATCCCAAAATGAAATTAGACTTGACCAGCTACTTTGTGAAAAGGCCTCCGGGTGTCTTGCACTGCACAACAAAATTCACCGACTTTGGGAAGGCCCCGGGATCAGAGGATTATGCCCAGCAAGAG GGCGTGAAGTCATCTTACGGAAAAGCTTTCTTCCTCACCATCTCAGCCCTCTTCATCACACCGCGGACGGCCGGGGCGCGAGTAGAACTGAGCGAACAGCAGATGCTTCTGTGGCCGGGGGACGTGGACGTGCTCCCGCCGACGGGCAGCCTCCCGAAAGGCAGCCGGGCTCACATCACCCTGGGCTGTGCCAGCGGGACGGAAGCCGTCCAGACAGGCCTCGACCTCCTCGAATTTGTCAAACTGGAAAAGGCAGGCAACAAAGGCGAGGAAATTGGGGAAATTGGAGGGGGGAAGCTTTTGTCCTATGGGAACGGCATGTGGATGATCCTGCTTTCTAAAAAGATTGAGGTGAGGGCCATCTTTGGAGGGTACTACGGCAAAGGTAAACTGGTGCCCACTCAAGGGGGCAGCAGAAGGGGCTCGCCTTTCAATGCCTGTGTGATCATCTAA